TGAATGCAATTAAGTCATTAGATTATAACACAATATATTGTAATGTGTGGTGTACAACAGCACATAATCCccagatttcagatttcatgGGAATCAAGGGAGAAAAGATGACCTTGTGTAGCATTTATGGTTAAGTCCTCAAGGTGGAGCCAATAGATAGCTAGACAGGTATCAAATAAGTGAATCGCGTACCTCCGTTTGGTGGCGCTACACGccaaaacatgaatgaaatacTACCCATTTGAGAGTAGAAGAAGACATCCCCCACGACTTTGACGTTTTGCAGCAGCGCCTGTCCTGACCTTCCCTCTGCAGAGACAAATCGAAAGGTAAGAGAAGAGCCACACTTACTGACCAAAGTCGCTTTAATCACAacagaaaaactatttttgcCTCACCAGAGCAGTTTAAAAATAAGCTACAATCTCCACTTACTATGGTTGTGTATGCTTCTTTTCCCGGTGTACTCAGTTATCTAGCTAGCTTCCTGCTAAGGCTAGTTAGCGTTCTTTACGGTTCTACAGTAGAGAAGATGCTAATACGCTAGTTAGGAGCCATTCATTGGTTGAAGTAGTTCGCTAGTcaagttaaataaatatatagatatcAGCTATATGTCTGGTTGTGAATGTTCTATTCTTTCGTTTAACCAACGTGTATGCATTTAATGCTAACGCTGTCTTGGGTACTAAACTAGCATTGCAGATGCGAGGTTGTAATGTTAGCAATAACATTTGCGGCCAAATGTACGTGATCTTCCGTCAAGATAAGTTATTGGACACATCAAAAAACGATGTCTCTTATCTCACTAATAGTGAATTAGAAAAGTGAAATGGTGCTATTTTTATCATCGTCTTTTGATCAGTATTTCCTAGGTGGCTAAAGTCATTAGCTAGGCCTGATACAGCCGAGGGTCACGGTAGCATTCTGAGTCCTGCAACCAAGTCAACTTTGTGTTGAGTAACGTAACAACATTGTCTGAATGAAGGAATCCGTTTCTAAAACATGAATTATGCCAAAAGCATAAACTCTTAAGATTAATTAGATATCCAAATGTAGTTCTGCCAGGTAAGTTTAAGAGCAACACATCAGTAAATTGGTAGAATTGTGAATGTAGTTTGGTGTGGTCTCTCTCCGTTAAGAGAATGTGTGGCATTTTGGGCTAGGTCTTGTAATGTTCCAGTCATGCCTTTACTGAAATTATGTCTCATTTGAGGCTGTGTTATTGCACTGACCTAGTACATGAGCACTGTTTTGAGACCATTGTTGCTTTTATCCCACAGATGTCTGGACGCGTGTTTGCATCGTGGTGGTCCAAAGTGAGCCCCTACTACACCAAGGCATACCAGGAGGTGTGGGTTGGTCTTGGCATCATGACATACCTGTACTACAAGGTTTCCTATGGGggtgagtatatatatatatatggcaaTACATATGCATATAATATATGcatatgcatatacatatgAGAATACTGATGTTGGAAGCTAGTTACTTTGATGTATTTTAAATGCATTGTCTCTGTGGTATGGGTTAATGTGACTAATATAAGGTCTGTTTCTTTCTATTCCAGGCAAGAAGGCTGTGAAGGGCAGTAAGTAGCCTAACAGTTTATTCATACTATATAATTAGGGATCAGATTTTGCTATGCCATTTATAGTATTGGTAATTATCCCTTATGACCCCTGATCTCTGGGTGCATGGACCATTATGGGCAATGTTTCAAGTTCAATGAGCAGGACGGCCTTTTCATTAATTTATCAGCAACTTCATTTGCTATGTCGGCCAAATAAACATCCCTGTGTGGTTATTTTACCTATAAGCAACTTATTTTCCAGATAATTTACTATGTCAGATAGATGAAGACAGTGTTATATAGATAATATAAGATTATGCCTACCATGATATAATATTTTTTCCATATTGCCCACTCCTGTGTACAATGTATGTAATAGTACTACCTGGATCACAGACAAAGAATGGTCTTTGACTGTGTAGTCATCTAGATCTTATATTGTTCTCCTGACCAGAGAAAGCCCATGGTGATGTCAgattaaggattttttttcccgtctttttttttagacCCCATGAACTGAACTTGAGTAACAaccatttaaacatgtttgtttgcaaagTGCTTGTAATTAGAATTGGTCCTAGATTTAAATTTGTTAAAGACAACAAACATTATTAGCAGTAGCACCAAGCTTGGGTACTCACTTTAGATATTTTGGAATTAAAGGTATGTCAATAGAGTGGTTCAGGTAAGCCATCAGTCATTACCCTCTAGAAGGCTGAAGCAGTGAACATGAACTATGCTGTAGGAAAAAAGGTCAGAGAATCACATGTAAGATGTGGTGCAACTACATATGTTTTCCTCTAGATGTCACTGACAGAAGGCTGACCCAGTCATTACAGGTGGATATTTAGTGATTTCTGGTGCTGTAAGAAATCCGAAAACAGTCTGCTCGTGCTTGGTTTGACAGGGTTTATTCAGGGTTCGTTTGtgtcattaaatgtgttttcattgctCCTTTCTTTTTGCAGAGCCTGCCCATTGAGTTTTCCGCCATGATGACCACCCCTCCACCTACTGTGTAATAATGCCCCAGTCGTTAGTCCAGAAGTTCAGCTTCATATTTGAATTTTTGTTTATATGGAACAAATAAAGTTGCTATCCAAAACTTTGATCATTTTGTTGTTGGCTTTTGTAACTTTTATATTGTTGTGGCTATAAAGTAATACCACCAGATAAGGAAAGTTTAAAGAACTCCTGCATCCTAATTTTGTGTCTTGCTCAGTGGTACATCCAATGTTTAAGGTAGAAGTTAGCAATATTC
The DNA window shown above is from Enoplosus armatus isolate fEnoArm2 chromosome 19, fEnoArm2.hap1, whole genome shotgun sequence and carries:
- the atp5mj gene encoding ATP synthase subunit ATP5MJ, mitochondrial, producing MSGRVFASWWSKVSPYYTKAYQEVWVGLGIMTYLYYKVSYGGKKAVKGKPAH